The proteins below come from a single Agrococcus beijingensis genomic window:
- a CDS encoding ParA family protein produces MHVLSISSLKGGVGKTTVTLGLASAAFAKGLRTLVVDLDPQSDASTGMDIEIEGRLNVADVLANPKDKVVQQAISPSGWTQGHGGTIDVLIGSPSAINFDGPHPTIKDIWKLETALTTVENDYDLVLVDCAPSLNALTRTAWAASDRVLVVTEPGLFSVAAADRALRAIEEIRRGLSPRLQPLGIVVNRARPQSLEHQYRIQELKDMFGPLVLETVLPERTSMQQAQGAARPLHVWPGEGAQEMALQFDELLQTVLTASGRAGDEAASGRKVPAPTAAVDATAAAELEEAAASETVPEGEPESK; encoded by the coding sequence GTGCACGTACTCTCGATCAGCTCACTCAAGGGCGGCGTCGGCAAGACGACGGTGACCCTCGGTCTCGCCTCTGCCGCCTTCGCCAAGGGCCTTCGCACGCTCGTCGTCGATCTCGACCCGCAATCGGACGCCTCGACCGGCATGGACATCGAGATCGAAGGCCGTCTCAACGTCGCCGATGTGCTTGCGAACCCCAAGGACAAGGTCGTCCAGCAGGCGATCTCGCCCTCGGGCTGGACGCAGGGGCACGGCGGCACCATCGATGTGCTCATCGGCTCCCCCAGCGCGATCAACTTCGACGGGCCGCACCCGACGATCAAGGACATCTGGAAGCTCGAGACGGCGCTGACGACCGTCGAGAACGACTACGACCTCGTGCTCGTCGACTGCGCTCCCTCGCTCAACGCGCTCACCCGCACCGCGTGGGCCGCCTCCGACCGCGTGCTGGTCGTGACGGAGCCCGGCCTGTTCTCGGTCGCCGCCGCCGACCGCGCGCTGCGCGCGATCGAGGAGATCCGCCGCGGCCTGAGCCCGCGCCTGCAGCCGCTCGGCATCGTCGTCAACCGCGCCCGCCCGCAGTCGCTCGAGCACCAGTACCGCATCCAGGAGCTCAAGGACATGTTCGGGCCGCTCGTGCTCGAGACGGTGCTGCCCGAGCGCACGTCGATGCAGCAGGCGCAGGGTGCCGCACGGCCGCTCCACGTGTGGCCCGGCGAGGGCGCGCAGGAGATGGCGCTGCAGTTCGACGAGCTGCTGCAGACGGTGCTGACGGCTTCCGGCCGCGCGGGCGACGAGGCGGCCTCCGGCCGCAAGGTGCCGGCGCCGACCGCCGCGGTCGACGCGACCGCGGCTGCGGAGCTCGAGGAGGCAGCGGCCTCCGAGACGGTGCCCGAGGGCGAGCCCGAGAGCAAGTAG
- a CDS encoding pyruvate carboxylase: MFSKLLVANRGEIAIRAFRAANELGIRTVAVYAHEDRNSLHCQKADEAYQIGEPGRPVRAYLTVSEIIRVAKDSGADAIYPGYGFLSENPELATAAAAAGITFVGPGASVLAMAGNKVTAKEHAIAAGVPVLASTPATSDLDELIAGADEIGFPVFAKAVAGGGGRGMRLVKRREDLREALEAAMREADSAFGDPTMFIEQAVVRPRHIEVQILADATGETVHLFERDCSVQRRHQKVVELAPAPNLSDEKRAELYRDAVAFARSIGYVNAGTVEFLLDTAGDRAGEHVFIEMNPRIQVEHTVTEEITDVDLVASQIRIAAGESLEQLGLKQEQIEMHGAALQCRVTTENPADGFRPDTGRITAYRSPGGAGVRLDGGTINPGTDVSPHFDSMLAKVTTRGRDLDTAIRRAHRAVSEFRIRGVATNIPFLLNLLDTDEFRAGDVSTQFIDEHPELTRINPPKDRASKVLAWLADVTVNQPNGKAEGVINPAIKLPAIDLEAPAPDGERQRLLELGPAGWAKALRERTTLAVTETTFRDAHQSLLATRVRTADLVAVAPHVARMTPQLLSMEAWGGATYDVALRFLGEDPWERLAALREAMPNIPLQMLLRGRNTVGYTPYPTEVTTAFVEEAALTGIDVFRIFDALNDVDQMRPAIDAVLETGSTVAEVALCYSGDMLDPAEDLYTLDYYLRLAERIVDAGAHVLAIKDMAGLLRAGAASKLVAALRDRFGVPVHLHTHDTAGGQLATLLAASAAGVDAVDVASAPMAGTTSQPSLSALVAAVAHTDRDTGLSLAAVSDLEPYWEAVRRLYKPFESGLPGPTGRVYHHEIPGGQLSNLRQQAIALGLADDFEKIEDWYAAANRILGRPTKVTPSSKVVGDLALQLVAQGVDPDDFERDPRKYDIPDSVIGFMAGELGDLPGGWPEPFRSKVLAGREVDISIKPLAPEQAERLLTAGADRQHALNELLFAGPTKAFDESRAQYGDLSVVDTIDYLYGMLPGEEHHVGIGRGVTLNVELEAVGQPDDDGIVTVMTVLNGQLRPVYVRDRSVKVDKPQVEKADASVPGQIAAPFAGAVTVKVAVGDTVAAGDAVATIEAMKMEAGITSPVDGVVERLALTGTTPVEAGDLIVVVKPA; this comes from the coding sequence ATGTTCTCGAAGCTCCTTGTCGCCAACCGAGGCGAGATCGCCATCCGCGCGTTCCGCGCCGCCAACGAGCTGGGGATCAGGACCGTCGCCGTCTACGCGCACGAGGACCGCAACTCGCTCCACTGCCAGAAGGCCGACGAGGCCTACCAGATCGGCGAGCCCGGCCGCCCGGTGCGCGCCTACCTCACGGTGAGCGAGATCATCCGCGTCGCGAAGGACTCCGGCGCCGACGCCATCTACCCGGGCTACGGCTTCCTCAGCGAGAACCCCGAGCTGGCGACCGCCGCGGCTGCGGCGGGCATCACGTTCGTCGGTCCCGGCGCCTCGGTGCTGGCGATGGCCGGCAACAAGGTGACGGCCAAGGAGCACGCGATCGCCGCCGGCGTGCCCGTGCTGGCCTCCACGCCGGCGACCTCCGACCTCGACGAGCTCATCGCGGGCGCCGACGAGATCGGCTTCCCCGTCTTCGCGAAGGCGGTCGCCGGTGGCGGCGGTCGTGGGATGCGTCTGGTGAAGCGCCGAGAGGATCTCCGGGAGGCGCTCGAGGCCGCCATGCGCGAGGCCGACAGCGCCTTCGGCGACCCGACGATGTTCATCGAGCAGGCCGTGGTCCGTCCGCGGCACATCGAGGTGCAGATCCTCGCCGACGCGACCGGCGAGACGGTGCACCTGTTCGAGCGCGACTGCTCGGTGCAGCGCCGCCACCAGAAGGTCGTCGAGCTGGCACCCGCGCCCAACCTCTCCGACGAGAAGCGCGCCGAGCTCTACCGCGACGCCGTCGCCTTCGCCCGCTCGATCGGCTACGTCAACGCCGGCACGGTCGAGTTCCTGCTCGACACCGCTGGCGACCGCGCGGGCGAGCACGTGTTCATCGAGATGAACCCGCGCATCCAGGTCGAGCACACGGTCACCGAGGAGATCACCGACGTCGACCTGGTGGCCAGCCAGATCCGCATCGCCGCGGGGGAGTCGCTCGAGCAGCTCGGCCTCAAGCAGGAGCAGATCGAGATGCACGGCGCTGCCCTGCAGTGCCGCGTCACCACCGAGAACCCGGCCGACGGCTTCCGCCCCGACACCGGCCGCATCACCGCCTACCGCTCGCCGGGCGGCGCGGGCGTGCGCCTCGACGGCGGCACGATCAACCCCGGCACCGACGTCAGCCCCCACTTCGACTCGATGCTGGCGAAGGTCACCACCCGCGGCCGCGATCTCGACACCGCGATCCGCCGCGCCCACCGCGCGGTCAGCGAGTTCCGCATCCGTGGCGTCGCGACGAACATCCCGTTCCTGCTCAACCTGCTCGACACCGACGAGTTCCGCGCCGGCGACGTGTCGACCCAGTTCATCGACGAGCACCCCGAGCTCACGCGCATCAACCCGCCGAAGGACCGCGCGTCGAAGGTGCTCGCCTGGCTCGCCGACGTGACGGTCAACCAGCCCAACGGCAAGGCCGAGGGCGTCATCAACCCGGCGATCAAGCTGCCCGCCATCGACCTCGAAGCGCCGGCGCCCGACGGCGAGCGGCAGCGGCTGCTCGAGCTCGGCCCGGCCGGCTGGGCGAAGGCGCTGCGCGAGCGCACCACGCTCGCGGTCACCGAGACCACCTTCCGCGACGCGCACCAGTCGCTGCTCGCGACCCGCGTGCGCACCGCCGACCTGGTCGCGGTCGCCCCGCACGTCGCGCGCATGACGCCGCAGCTGCTCTCGATGGAGGCCTGGGGCGGCGCGACCTACGACGTGGCGCTGCGCTTCCTCGGCGAGGACCCGTGGGAGCGGCTCGCGGCGCTCCGCGAGGCGATGCCGAACATCCCGCTGCAGATGCTGCTGCGCGGCCGCAACACGGTCGGCTACACGCCGTACCCGACCGAGGTGACCACCGCCTTCGTCGAGGAGGCCGCACTCACCGGCATCGACGTGTTCCGCATCTTCGACGCGCTGAACGACGTCGACCAGATGCGGCCGGCGATCGACGCGGTGCTCGAGACCGGCTCCACGGTCGCCGAGGTGGCGCTGTGCTACTCCGGCGACATGCTCGACCCGGCGGAGGACCTCTACACCCTCGACTACTACCTGCGGCTCGCCGAGCGCATCGTCGACGCCGGCGCGCACGTGCTCGCGATCAAGGACATGGCGGGCCTGCTGCGCGCGGGCGCGGCCTCGAAGCTCGTGGCGGCGCTCCGCGACCGCTTCGGCGTGCCGGTGCACCTCCACACGCACGACACCGCCGGCGGTCAGCTCGCGACGCTGCTCGCCGCCTCCGCCGCGGGCGTCGACGCGGTCGACGTCGCCAGCGCCCCGATGGCCGGCACCACCAGCCAGCCGTCGCTGTCGGCGCTGGTCGCCGCCGTCGCGCACACCGACCGCGACACCGGCCTCTCGCTCGCCGCGGTGAGCGACCTCGAGCCCTACTGGGAGGCCGTCCGTCGGCTCTACAAGCCGTTCGAGTCGGGCCTGCCCGGCCCCACCGGCCGCGTCTACCACCACGAGATCCCGGGTGGTCAGCTGTCGAACCTGCGGCAGCAGGCGATCGCGCTCGGGCTCGCCGACGACTTCGAGAAGATCGAGGACTGGTACGCCGCGGCGAACCGCATCCTCGGCCGCCCGACGAAGGTGACGCCCTCGTCGAAGGTGGTGGGCGACCTGGCGCTGCAGCTCGTGGCGCAGGGGGTCGACCCCGACGACTTCGAGCGCGACCCGCGCAAGTACGACATCCCCGACTCCGTCATCGGCTTCATGGCCGGCGAGCTGGGCGACCTGCCGGGCGGCTGGCCCGAGCCCTTCCGCTCGAAGGTGCTCGCCGGCCGCGAGGTCGACATCTCGATCAAGCCGCTCGCGCCCGAGCAGGCCGAGCGCCTGCTGACGGCCGGCGCCGACCGCCAGCACGCGCTGAACGAGCTGCTGTTCGCTGGCCCGACGAAGGCGTTCGACGAGAGCCGCGCGCAGTACGGCGACCTCTCGGTGGTCGACACCATCGACTACCTCTACGGCATGCTGCCCGGCGAGGAGCACCACGTCGGCATCGGCCGCGGCGTCACCCTGAACGTCGAGCTCGAGGCCGTGGGCCAGCCCGACGACGA